Within the candidate division WOR-3 bacterium genome, the region TTGATTGTCATTGGTAACGGGAACTACCGGCTGCGTAAAGCTGGGGTGGAACAGTTTGTCAACCATTTGGCAACTGATGAATTCGAGGCCCGCGTATTCCGTCGCCGGGTACGGGGATTGTAGCGACCTATGTTGACATTGCTGCGTCGCAGAGCCGAGTTCAGTCCTTTGCGGCTGGGCCCAGAATATGTCCGAACCGGCTCGGATGTCCTGGTGCGTTCTGGTCCGCTCGCGGGCCAGCGGTTCGAACTTAGGACGGAGTTGTCTGAGACCAAAGCTGACTTCACGCTAGAGTCAATCCCCGATTCTCCAGTTTCCAGTGCCTGGTCGTCAGTGGCTGGTCACTGTCACTTCGACCGTGACGCCAATACCGGTCTTGAGACTCTGTGGGACATATTTGTCCATCCCGAGTATCGGCGCAAGGGTCTGGCCTCCCTGCTCGTTCACGTTAGCTTCCGCGCACTCCTTGAATCTGGTCGGCCAGCTTGGTTTGCCATGCGCAAGCTCATGAAGGTGGACACCAAGAAACCCGAATTGCACAACATCGGTATCGGGCTTGTTGCGATTCGGCTTGGTTTTCTGCCAGCGCCGGAGATTGACCAGGTGCTGGCTGCTGGACAGGTTAGGGCTGTACATGTCCTGCCGGCAACCTCGTCTTCCCCGCCTGGCTTGCTCACTCATCTTAACCGCATGCCAGGTGTCATCGTGGCAGTTGAACTTGCATTCGATTCTCTGAGTCCGCTCCGCCCGGTGCCGGTCAGCGACCTCGGGTACTACCGCCGGTTCGTCTCGGCCAGCGAGTTACGGCGTCAAGCCCTGCAGGGTACTTGGCTCATCGGTAATATTGACTATGTTCTTGGCCGCGAGAATATCGAGCAGTTCGCCCGGCACTTGGCATCAACGCCGACTGAGTTCGGACGGTTTACCAGGAGTCTGGCGGCAGGTGCAAGACGAATGGGTCGGCGGCACGGCGCTAGCCGACGGGAGTAGGAGATGCCGGTCAAGCTCAGACTCGATATCGAACGTTCGCTTGAGGTGTCGCTGGCGCGGCTGTCACCCAAGTATGGCTGTGGTCTTATGCTTGCGAGTCTGCCCAAGTACGACGAGTCTGATGCACTCCTGGCCGTCATGGACCACTATGGCTACAAGCATCTTGCTGCGGATCGGGCGGCGCAGCGTATCATCTCGAATCCTACTCTGCTCAAGAGCTTCTATGAGAATGCCTTCGAGCATAAGCGTCCTATTCGGCGCAACTTTTATGATACGTTTGGGAATCAGGATCTGTTCCTTGCCATTGATCCGAAGCAGAAGTCGGCCTGGTTTGTGAGCGAACCGCCAAACAAGATTGCACTGGTGAACTATTTCCGCGACTCGGTCTCTCTAGGGCTCAAGGCTCTGGGCGTTATGCTTACCGGCTCCACTCCGCGGCTCACTCCGCTTGGCTGGCAGAACCTCCACGACGTGCTTGCGGATGAATTCTTCCTGCGTCATCCGGAGGTAAAACACGTCGAGGTGATGA harbors:
- a CDS encoding GNAT family N-acetyltransferase, whose amino-acid sequence is MRLGPEYVRTGSDVLVRSGPLAGQRFELRTELSETKADFTLESIPDSPVSSAWSSVAGHCHFDRDANTGLETLWDIFVHPEYRRKGLASLLVHVSFRALLESGRPAWFAMRKLMKVDTKKPELHNIGIGLVAIRLGFLPAPEIDQVLAAGQVRAVHVLPATSSSPPGLLTHLNRMPGVIVAVELAFDSLSPLRPVPVSDLGYYRRFVSASELRRQALQGTWLIGNIDYVLGRENIEQFARHLASTPTEFGRFTRSLAAGARRMGRRHGASRRE